The window TACTGGCCACCCCGTTGCTAAGAGCCTTGAAAACGGCGCAACCGAACACGCACCTGACCTGCGTGGCCCATCCCGGCCGCGCGGAAATCCTGAAAAATCTCGACTTCATCGACGAGCTGCAGCCGTTCACCAAAAAAAGCGCCTGGCTCAGGGGGCGCACCGGCAAGAGATGGGACGCGGCGTTCGTGCTGGGTCATGACGCAGCCCTGCTTCGCTTTGCATTGCGCACCAGCCGACGCGTGATCGCTTTCCGGCAGCACGATGATGAACTGAACAAGGCGCTGTATGTGACGGTGGAAAAACCGGCGGCGCCCATGCATGCCGTCAAGGAAAGACTGCTGCTGGCCGACGCGGTGGGCATCTCGAGTGCCGACCTGCGTCTCGCGTACCGGCCCACGGCGGCGGAACGCGAACAGGCCGCGCACTGGCTGGCGGCGCATGTTCCCGCCGATGCCGCGCCGATCATCGGCATACAGATGGGCAGCTTCCCGACCAAGGCCTACAGGGATTGGCCGGTGGAAAACTTTATCGCGCTCGCGAAGCGTATCGCCGCGGAGAAACCAAACGCGTATTTCGTCATCCTGGGCGGCAAGGATGTGTCGGATCGCGCCGAGGAATTCAAACGCGCCCTGCCGGGCCGCTCGACCATAGACGCCTGCGGCCGGTTGAGCCTGCGCGCGACGGCCGCCCTGATGAACCGGCTCGATCTGTACCTCGGCGTCGACACCGGCCCTACGCATATCGCCGGCGCCCTGGGCATCCCGATGGTGGC is drawn from Gammaproteobacteria bacterium and contains these coding sequences:
- a CDS encoding glycosyltransferase family 9 protein codes for the protein MPSAQTAQREIPFGPGARILVINVARIGDTILATPLLRALKTAQPNTHLTCVAHPGRAEILKNLDFIDELQPFTKKSAWLRGRTGKRWDAAFVLGHDAALLRFALRTSRRVIAFRQHDDELNKALYVTVEKPAAPMHAVKERLLLADAVGISSADLRLAYRPTAAEREQAAHWLAAHVPADAAPIIGIQMGSFPTKAYRDWPVENFIALAKRIAAEKPNAYFVILGGKDVSDRAEEFKRALPGRSTIDACGRLSLRATAALMNRLDLYLGVDTGPTHIAGALGIPMVALYHCFHPGRLLAPLEHQGPLAVIEHPLTGDACERTSPMSLITVENVWQAVDNVIGKPAAS